Below is a window of Malania oleifera isolate guangnan ecotype guangnan chromosome 1, ASM2987363v1, whole genome shotgun sequence DNA.
tgagaacttactgagagggtTGATTTCAGGACCTGAGATTTATCGATGAGGATTATGTGTTCATTGacaaacctccttcttggtctcgtcgacgaggcgacgtGGCTTGTTGACAAGGCCACatggccagccatctatatatagtcaaaaattcactttttaatgaaaaatttgtcttcttcccctttctctcACTAGAATTTGGtgctctctcattctctctagaattttggctTCGTTTCTCCCTGGTTCAATGATTAGAAGCTACTATGGTGAtcttagggagattctctacaacttaaccggagtagaatgttgatttaagaagtttgggcaccaccccaatttcagggtaagtagaATATTTGGTATTTACAGTATTACCAGGTTTATCTGAGCctaaattttgtattgtatgagaatatactgatGTTTTGTAAGTAAAATTAgagtgttatgatttcagggttagggtgtttttgggaccttgcGGGCATGGGTTGATGATATCAGCGGTTATTTTTCCAagaacccaggtaaattatagtttaggaaattacgagTAGGAAGATTcagaaaatgtgagtatgatgattttttgggaaattcGGTGCTTTACTGGGGAATTTATATACGTAATtacaggattttgaggttggtgcaccgagggcgtgagggttgaattggaggcaagcctgttagtcagataggtaagggaaatatgttatgttaggaattttggaatgtttatcaataaattataggtttttccagattattaaCCAATAcgaaaattatttgtatattagaagatatagttttcaaaatatggaatatttatttatttagttgtgtggcatgagacattatcaGATCGGTATAGAAATCCCATAGTTTTCagattactatgatttacagtatttatgcagaaatatgttttatcatattgtactgaattatgaattacagtgtatatacagacaaatattttataatatttacatATTACCATGATTCCCAGAATTTTAAAGgtataacactatgatattacagtttatacagttcagGTATTACAGATAAGTTATTACAACTattacagttcagatattacagtattttcagaacagtttatggtgttatggttattttggaatcatgatgaaatagtaagatgtatatatagaaaatagtattatacagtattagaccctaatgAATTAGTTTAGATATCAGTAGaacacgataccgttgctattacagatcagagtgcaaccacatatctcagatagtgtgtggaggatTCCATCAACCGTGCCTAAAGAGATTGTAGGCTCCCTAGCAGACTGGGTAGACGTGCAAAATAAacagggtttcctcagtgctcatttgGGGTTTGAGATGTTTTAATAGATAATctaagggtatcagagtaaattgaGTTTCAATTTGTAGTGAAgcttaattgaaaatttgaaaaaaaaaatggtatagattttcgggtcgttacactctctatccctactctctttaaatttccacAAGTGTATATTTATATCTATTTTGCGGTGATTGTAGTATATGctttaaatttgattttgatattgattggaaatTAGTTAAATAGTCGTTAagtttttaaatactcaattcaccccgcCCCCCTTGCTTGGGATAATACCAATCCTAACAATTTGAATGCATGTTTCACTTAATGCTTGATTGTATGATTGTTCATTTTCTATGTGTGTtcttgtgtgtttgtgtgtgcgGGTGGGCACCACTCCTTTGAGGAGTAATTCAGCATAATGGGATTATAAAAATCCTTAGTTATCTCTTAAGGGGTGAATTGTTTAGTAGAATTCGCTCAATGGTGATTCTACTAGACTTTGAAACTTTGGtgcacatatttcatttgatcttACTTTTGTAGCTTGTTTTTGTATGTATTTTAGCCTACTTCGCATGTATGCTTACATGTTTTGTGTAGCAATTCTCCATTTTTCTTCGACATGCTTACCACTATTTGTTTGCAATGAGATTGGTTGAATAAAATATGAAGGATTAGAGTCTTGACCAATCAAATGTAAAGGCAAATTTAAGTTAATCAAATACCGTTGACTGTACAAGTGCGAAGGGATGCTAGTCTCTTCCTTCCTTTCGCATAACTATAGTCCCAAATCCTATATGGGGACATAGATCTTTGAGTACTATTGGATTCCTTGGACCTAAGTATAGTTTAGAGACCAATGaatttgtaaaatttaaaatagGTAATCTAACCTCATATAGAGTAAAAAATAGATTTATGACAACTACATTAGACCATATACACCATATATATTACTCCTCATTTGAATTTGAGTTTGCCACAAATTTGACCTCATTTTTTAGGTAGTTGGTCCTCTCGACGTTGCGACCGCGACAGCCAATGGGTTTTTAGGCGTTGGCAAGGCAAATCGGCGATGAAGGTGGAGGAGGAAGGAGGATCTGACGATCAAAGAACCAGAGGATTGCGAGGATGGTGAATCGGAAAATCAAAGGACCAAGTCATTGGGGGATGGCTAATCAACAATGGAGACAGCAAATCAGCTATGAAGGAGGATCGCGATTCGTGAAATGGCGAGCAGTGGAACTTAACAGTCATTGGAGATCCAGAGCAGTTGACCAATCTCCATACGATAGACTGAGTGATCAAGGAGAACTAGAGGATTGCGAGGATGGTGAATCGGCAAATCAAAGGACCAGGTCATTGGGGGATGGCTAATCAACAATGGAGTCGGCGCGATTCGTGAAATGGCGAGCAGTGGAACTCACCAGTCATTGGAGATCCAGAGCAGTTGACCAATCACCGTACAATAGACTGAGTGATCAAGGAGGAAGCTAAGAAGTCTAAAATTCTGAATTGAAGAGTGAACGGTGAAGGTGAACTAGTGAAGGGGGTCGAGATAGTGGGGGGTTTTTTCGTAAATTTACACGCatcatattaaatatatataattagtcAGGGActcaatcattaaaaaaaaaaaaaaaaaaaaatcccgaTCATCAAAAATCAAACTTTTTAAAAAACCAAATCAAACCAACCAAATTTAAAATCTTTGCCCAACCAATTTAACCTAATTTTTTCGgtttgattgattaatttaatttttaccAAATCATGCTCGCTCGGTGAAAAAAGTACCACATTTTTTTAATAGCAAAACAAAAATCAATTTCTTCCTTATTAAGCAATTTTCCTTACAAACATGATTAGAAGTTAACTAAAGTCTAACAGTTTTCATATGTTTCACTTTAATTACCTTCAATTCTCCATTATTTGGTATCTCATGACTTTTTTGAATTCACTCAAGAAATTCGTAATATAAATAGTAGCACCAACATTTAACCAACTAAGAATTTAAAGGTATGGGCCCCATGGGCATGATGCGGTGGAAATGCATTAGCACATAAAAAAGAGCATCagggttcaatttcaggtagatacactcacggagccagcggTACACATGGATGGTTAGAATTTACTCTGTGACCCAATGGAGACTGTGGATTGTGAGaattcgctctgtgagccagcggggactatggatggtgagagttctctgtgagccagtagggactgtggatggtaatggagatatgTCCCGGAGATCAGGttagccgaacgtccaactgatgtacAGAAGCCATatccgcattccggactttacctgatcgACGAGACCTAAGAGGAGGacactgatccgtaggtttggtgtcgcacTAGGAGGtctgaagggcttgttggtggctggagtttatatgtaataaaaaaaaaaagaacttaaaaGTATGAACCAAGGCGCTTCATAATATGCTTAAACGCTCCACTAGAACCATTGTACCTAGTGGAACTCAATAATCTCATGTATATCCTTTTTCGACCTTTTAAAGCTtagtaaatttttcaaaaacaactTTTAGTAAGGCGCTAACATTCCCAATCTCAGGAATGCTCTGTCTAATGGATTTTTTCCTTAAATTTCTTTATAAACACAAGAGACACTCGATTTGAGTGTTATAATTTTTCCATAATAGACACTATCACTAAAAGTGTTAGGGTTATTCCACATCGGTTGTGAAAGGagctggtggtcagttattaagtgtgagggaaattCTCACCTCATGaactaacttttggggttgagaagaccctaaaccacccaacactggtatcagagcttggttcaCCAACATTCTCCCTAGTGTGATGTGCTAAGGGAGACCCCGATGGTTGCCTTGACGGGAGAGACCCTAATGtatgagggggagattgttaggattatcccacatcggttgtggaaggggccgatggtcagttattaagtgtgagggaaaaccTCACCTCATAAGCTAGTTTTTGGGATAGAGAAGACCCTAAACCACCCAACAAAAAAAAGTAGTCTCATTCGGCTTCATAGGGTTATGAACTCTCAATGCCAAATCCACATTCATAATAGATTTTTTAAGAAGATATAATTGTAaattaatttgtaaataaaagtatttttatttttaaacataatttttataaaattaacaatatgaaaaatattaatttttataccATATATAGAAGTATGAATTGTAAAAATCATCTTATtgacaaaaattatttttctcttTTGAAAGTAAGACTAAATATTcataaaagaaagaaatttttataatatatatcaattaaattCAACTAGAATTAGATAAATTACATTTGGTAGTGTTTGGATTCATGGATTTGGAATTGAATTAGAAATACATGGATTTGTATTTCATGTTTTGGCTAAATTGCAAGGCAACATAGATGTTAgactttggatttggatttgagaaaatttggacaaatttcaatacaattttatattacatcttattcaaatgtaataaaatttcaaatctaaaATCTCTCCAAACATAGAGTAAGATAGAAATGAAATCCCAAAGCAATTCCAAATTTATTGTTTGGATCAACTTAAGTGTGGAATATAGATTTAGGcatgtttaatttaatttttaaccatcTCATGTAACTAcaccattgaaaaaaaaaatgctaaaaattataaatagaaaaaaaatcctaaaacaacATGACCGAAAATTAATAGCATGTTTATTTGGGGAAGATAGCTTCATTTTTCATAAGacgacataaccaaaaatttcacatttcaattcaagaaaatatgataaatattGCAACTTATAAGTcgtaaaattttataaaaactatTTTAGATATGTTAAATTCTGAAcctaaaaaagaaattttattcaactaaaatatatatcatatatcatatatcatatatgaaGGTACAAATATTGTAAATTTTGTaggtaaaaatattattatatttctaaAAGTTAAATTCAATAACATTATATAAATCTACATtaaaaaaatccaatttaaaaTGGGTCAAGATTTAGACCTAAAAAATCTATTtcatacaaaataaaataaaataaaataaatgcaatggTATTATAAATTGCGAATAAAAGGTACATCCTCAAACAAAATAGATAAATTCCTCTATATCTTCTAAAATTATTCAGAAGTGCCTAACTAATAtcttttaaattaataataatacaatttcaaaaagataaagaaatgaaattatagatgtAGAAGTATCcttcaaataataaatttttaaaaaatatatatttaaaattttaaaaactaattatTAAAGGTGTTTaagtaaacaaaaaataattatatctAAGAGTTTGGGTATCAAATCACAATTTCGAAATAATGAAAAATCTAcgtaatattttttatttataaagtTATGTAAGtattaaaattcaatatttttcataattttaattaaaatattagtATCATATCATaacttatattttttaagatttttcatAATGCTTTATTTACACGGTGTCAGTCTCATGTTGATGTTTGCATTTTAtaattttacatacaacattaatttttataaataattataaatatttatattttaatatttataaaccaaattatgataatatatttttaatttatattaaaaacatatctaaaatttataaaaatagtttgtattattatttacgTAGAATCATGTATAATGTATGtaacatgtttatatatatggcTGGACCACCTCAAAGCAATCCTTAATCTCTGAGTCCTTCTTTACCCAAGATCCAAACTTATCAATATGTTTTTTATGTTCATGGTCATAAATTAATACATGTATAATAAAggatgaaaaatcaaaaataaattaggaagaaattcaaaaaatttagttTCATGTACATAGCCACGAAAAATTTGGATCAAAATCTAATACCAATTgataaataattttcaaaacaaTGATAATAACATTTTAGAACAAAACGATCAGTTTCTAAAATCATCACAAAGACATGAACATAAGACTCAAAATAAGTTCAAAATGTGTAACTTGTTGTATGAATTCTATGGTTGAGGTCCGAAGAGTTCTGCAATGTCAGAAACTTATCATCCTCTTCCCTTTCCGGATGTATcgaaatttaaatataaaattcaaaattcatacttccaaacGCAACGTTAATCTAAACTTTATAAATATGCTATTTAAGTTTGACAAAATTCTAACATAAGCATAAGGAGAGGTTGCCTCCTTGAATGGTTATGGTTAGACACAGTGGGTCTTCAAACTTTATACGCTGCCTGTTTTCTTTTCCACTAATTTTTAGGCCAATAAAAACAAGATTTTCTACATATCAAAGATGAAACAAAACTACATTTCTGCAACTATTTCCCCTTACCCTTTCCAAAATTATcacatgcaattttttttttttcattttaaactaATTAACTATTTTGATTTTAGGTTTTATTTTTACAGACATTTCTCTTTTTGCAACTCAAACCAATATTTATAGGCCAAATTATAGGATGATAGGGTCCAGGTTTCATCTAGTAGGATACGTGTTGTAACTAAATAGTATTGAGTTAAATTTGGTTGTATAATGACTTACTGGTAGTGCTTGAGagtagattttagggtttagatttgaatttgtgtacatTTGAACAAaacttaatacaattttatagtacGTTTCATTCAAATTCATGTAAATCTAAGTTCATAATACATAATTCCTGCTCTAAATACAAGGATTATATACTTGGTTTGACATTTATAAGTAGTAACATGAGAACGTATTAGTGAACAGccattttttctttccttttgttttttgtATCTCGTCGGGTTAGCCTAAACTAGTTGGTAAGAGGATCGGTCAACTCTAATCCATAAGCATGAGCCAAAAAAATTTACCCCTCTTGCCTTGTATTATATGTTTTTCACTTTTGCTACATCAAAAATTGGTTAAGATCAGTGGCTTGGACAGGCTTACCGACTCTTAGCCCATGAGACAAACATGAAAGTATTATTGTGTTGATCTGATACTACTTGGTTCCAATCCAATGTCTTAGTCCAATTGACATTCTATGATTACTAAATTGTTAATTTCCATGAAGGGTCTATCCCCTTTCCTATCTTTCATTTGCTTCCTATATTAGTTGAGAAAAGGTTATAGGTATGTTTAATTTGCTTATTATACTCTTGAGGATACTTTTTTAAATTTTAGTGTCTCAATTAATGTTCACAATTAAAacattaataaattatttttaatttttgaacttGAGCAAATATATAATTGCCATGATTAATTATCCCTGTCAACAAATAAGCTCGGACAGATAAAAATATTCTTGTCTTATTGATAAACAAAATCAAATCAACACATCATGAATTGTAAATAGAAAAGATATATCCTAATTAAGTATTCCCTTtacatattttttcttaatttttttttttttttgtaaaatgcCTAATATCATCTATCATCATGTAAATTGATCAAAAAGAATTCATGTCCTTGTTGTGGCAAAACGTTTACTACTACTAGATTGAAAATAAACCTAACTtcacaaaaataaatttatcGACTCAAGGTCAAAATAGTTTCTGAATGCTACTAACTTACAATGATCGATGCATAAAGCACATGAAAAAAGGGACTAATATGTAACACGTTAAGAAACATATAAAGAAATGACTCTAAAAGTTGGTGGGACATCAACCCAAATGAAGTATAGTTGTTGTGAATTGTGCTGTATGAAGAAAACGCTACCATATATGGAACATTCATGTTGCGCATGTAAATGTTATCCAAGTAGTTGTTTTAAAAAATGCCCTTAATTTACAGAACCCACTTGCCTTCATTCTCACAAAATGGAATGGAGCAAGGTAGGGCGGGTAAAAGTCCTTACCATATATAGAGGGTAGGCAATTATGGGACTGCATTACCGatactaataatattattaataacaGTATCATCATTACAAATTCAAAGCTACTTATGGATATTGCAGTTGTTTGGCCAACTTTCTGCTTAATAAATCATCAGGCCTCCATTCTTGGGTATGGagcacatgaaaaaaaaaaaatggtgattAATTAATTCTTACACAAGAACTGAAGACTCATGAGTGGGTCAAGATTTTTCATTCACCATTCTACTAATAATACAATAGACCCATGAACTTGCAGCTTATTGCCTGCTGCCGTGTACTTCGTTCCACTGGCAAgcctacctctctctctctctctctttctgatTGCTTGAAATTGCATCGGCTCAGCTTCAGCCAAGTGGGTTTCTCTCCTTTAAGCGTAGGGTTGCAGGCTGCtgtgccttactgagatgtgctGAGGGGTGAATGACCACTCCTTTTTCTTCAATCACCTTACTTCTCAAGGGTGTGCTTCTGCCTCGCGCTCTCCAAATAGAGGTTTGTTTGATATTTGCACTGCAACTTTGGGttggttttcttttctttcctcgtGCAGGATATACCTATAACGAATTGCTTCTCTGTTTTTCTTCCAATTGGGTTTTCTGATTTCTTCGATTTCCCCATTTCTGATTGTAATTTTCTTGTTTTTGCTGAAACTCCAGGTGGGTGGTTTCTCTTTTTTGAAAACTGATTTTTTACAACTCGTTGTGCTTTCTGAGATCTGTTGCTTGGCATTAGCTATTTTTTCCCCTCTGTTGGCCTCTTTTTTTATTCTATGGAACAGTTTGCGCTATCAAGCTTTTGAAGTTAGCTTAACTTCCGTAGTTCATAGGCTATTTCTTTTTTTCCTTGTGGTACAAAAACTTGTCAGATTGCTTTGTGTTGTAAACACTTCGGTGAATATCTTTGGTGGAAATTTCCAAAAGCGTTTTGCTTACTGATATTCATCATCTCATGCATGTCTTTTATTTTATATCGTAATTATAAATTTGAATTGCAGGAACTAGAGTGAAGAACATAAAGGCGGTAATCAACACTAATTGGGTTGTGCTagaggcatatatatatatatatatgaccatGCAGACTGAATTTGTGAAAGAGCATGATCAGGGAACCTTCCATAATTCCAGTGGGCAATTGTTCTCTATTCCTTCGGCGCCTCGATGGTGCGCCAGGGGATCCCAATATGCTGAAGGAGAATCCTTTGGTCAACTAAGGCATTCATCAATGGAGCACTACAGCGGTAGGAATCAACTTGCTGCCACTAAACAGGAGAAGCAGGGAACAGAGCAAGGAGCAGAACCAGGGAATACAGCCCAATTCGCCATTTTTCCGGGTATTTTAAGAGGTTTACTAATTTGTTTATGGGCTGGCGATTTTTTTATTACAATTGAGCAACCAAAATGGCTTGAAAAATTTCCAAGTTTCAAATGAATAGTCCTACAAACCAATTTCTTTCCTAAGTTCTAAGGAAGAAATGTGATAATGTAGAAGCAAACATGGGTTAAAATTGCAGGTGCAGTGCCAGGTGCAGCCATGGGTTTTGTAGCTGTGCAGCTTGTGCTTGTCATGAAAGTTGTCAATGATGCATCATTGTGACTGAATTCATTTTTTGGATTAATAATTCTATTTCAACTTCTAACCCTAGAATATGCATTTGGTAAACTTCATCAATTTATATAAAGCATTTGCTATGACTTTCATTTTATAATGATTTTAAAGCTACAATTcactgaattaattaaattaacttcTGGACTTCACTTGTGTATTTCCTTCATGTGACAGGCAAAGATTCAGGGGAGGGGCAGAAAGCTCACCAACTTCAGGAAGCCATTCCTATGCATTCAAATCTGCAGCCAGGTTATCAAGCTAGCATCGAGCTAGGATTAGGTCAACCGATGGTATGCTCTTTCACACAATTTATTCATGTTTTATATGTTGTTTACTTTTTCTCTAGTCATTAATTAAATGGTGGTTTTTTTCCCGAACTCTCACAACCGACAGATCTGTACAAAGTATCCTTCCATTGATAATAGTTATGGAGCATTGTCAACCTATGGACCTCAAATCAGGGTTTGGCACCGCCCTTTTCTTCTATCTGTCCACATTTTGGAGTTTATATGTTATTAACTTTTCTTCTGCAATTATAGGGTCGCATCATGCTGCCATTGAACCTAACAGATGGACCAATATATGTAAATGCTAAGCAATATCATGGAATCATCAGGCGTCGGCAGAGCCGTGCAAAGGCAGAACTGGCAAATAAAGTTTCAAGAGCTCGTAAGGTATAATTCGTTTTTCCCAAGTGTCCCCTGCGAGTAATTCTCAATGATTTGATGAGGGATTTTTTTTGCCCCAGCAGCCATATATGCATGAATCACGTCATCTCCATGCGCTGCGCCGACCAAGGGGTTGTGGTGGCCGCTTCCTGAACACAAAAAAGTTAAACAGAGGGACAGGCAATAATGAGACAAAGAAGTCTGGAAATGAAAAAATTTCTCAGACTAATGGAGCTCAGAATTCAGTAGTTTTGCAATATGAGAACGGGAATTTGAATTTGTCGAAGGAAGCAAATGGCTGGAGGTCAAACCTTTCAGGGTCGGAGGTGAGTAGCAAGCGATTGTACTCCATGGAAGGCATTGATTGCTTCTCATTCTCATTCAATCCCCTCCGGCCTTCTGTTAACTCTATTGCAGACATGATCAAGAACGAGCATAGTATTGTTATGCCTGGAAAGTGGGTTTCAGCCACAGATCACTGCTACAACCTTAATGTCTGATGGCAAGGAAACAAGATGGGTTGGTATCATTCCCTGTAATGGTTGGCCGTTGAATACAACAGGTTTCCACTGGAAGGATGATCCTACCATGCACCATTTTCTTGGTATCCAGGCAACTCATTCTTGGCTGATCTGCGTTAAGGTCATCTCAGCCAGCCATTGTAGCCTGCCTCATGATGGCTCTGTTGAAGTTTGATTCTTTTGTatggatttcaaaatttttggagAAGAATTGTAATGTGAAACTCTTTGTTATTGTGTTATACAGGTATTATTCTTGGCATGTTACACAATTATAATTCTGTATGTGCAGATTAAGGAACAGTCCTACCAGAAGATGGAGAGTACTATCCATAAGGCACCCTTCTACCGAGGCCAAGCCTTATCTGTGAACTGCAAAACAGTTAAACAATGTTAAACTAATTAGACCATGGTTCGGAGACAAAAGCTCTAGCAGATTCTAAATCTTTCATAATGTATTAAGTGACAAAAAACCAAAGAAAAACAACAAGGTGCCAACACCAGGGAACATGCCCATTACAGCATCCAAACAAGAGGTTATAAATCCCATCACCTCGGCATCTTTCTCAACTTAGAAGCCAAAAATATTGAGCAATAAATAACACAACTagagtcaaagaaaaaaaatgcaaGAAATGGAGATGTATCCTATTTATGGCAGCATTTCAAATCTTATTACCATAAAGTGCACCATTCACATGGAATTCCTAGTTAAGATTTGTTTcaaagggatatatatatatatatatatatgtatgtacataTTATATatcaaaagaagagatttcattagaaagagaagaatttacaaataggagaatgagacatctcccaCCAAACTTCTGGAAAAATCAAGAGAAAAGAAACTAAAAGCAAAAAATTCCTCCAATCTTGCTGAATTTCCAAAAGGCTTGCTCCCTTAAAACAAACAAAACCAACACCATAAAGACACTAGTTAatgaatcttttcccaaaccaactGCCCACGTAATTTTTTTCCCTGAAAATATCCATGTATTGTGctccaaccataaaccctacagcactgcaaatattccaCATTTCCAAAGAGCAGCCCTATGcttccttcttccaaaacccTCAAAAGAAACCAGAACAAACCTAAGCTTCTCCCAACATGccaataatttattccaaatgCTCCAACCAAAATCACAATGTGAGAACAAATGAGAAGCAACGATATGTAGCAGACAATTTCAACTCTAAGAAAAACTATTCActtctcaagaaaaaaaaaatcaatgttcCAATCACATcagaaatttaaaaattaaaacataaacaaaagcaCAAAAAACCAACTTCTGTATTTAATAAGTCTTTGTCATCCAGATGGGTACCTTAAAAATGTATTGAGCTAAGCATAGATAATAGATCAAATTCTTTAACATTTCATACGCCTCATTAGCTAAGAATAAAAGGGAAGGGAACATAAACCTTGAACCCTTGAGCTCAACTAAACTATACTCCATGGTTTTAAAATAGTGATAGTGGGTAGTATAACGTAACGGTCACAGGTGTAGAGGGATCCAAAAGTAGCAGATGTTACATACTGAGAAGCATGTGTAATgatcgtgaatttttttcaagtcGGCACAACCTTGTGTATGTTGGTaaatttgcatgttttaagctcttaacTCTTCTTAAAAGAGAGTTTTAGTGTAtaattatcatcctcattatagcCCCCCCTTCTACTTTGCTCGATGAGAATAATTTAAGAAGAGGGGTCATAACAGTCCTATCACGGTTATGTAACGTCTGTAGCAGTCGTTATGTGAGGCTAGTAATCCATAACAACCGTTATGGCTGTGATTTTCCTTCCCACTAATTTAGCAGGGTGTAACGGTATCAAGGACCCAAAAAACCATTATGTAACAGTCCCGACCACTATTTAAAACACTACTATGCTCTAAACCATCAAAAGCCTTGTTCCATTAGGCTTTAAGTTATAGAAAACATAAAATGTTCAAAACACACTTCCACTTGAGAATGGCAATAATAGGGAAAtcacaaatacaacaaaaataacaaaccaagccttaagtctcattAGGTGGGATTGACTATATGCGTCCTTTCTCTACCAATTTACCAAATCTTTGGTCATTTCCTCCAACAATTTGAG
It encodes the following:
- the LOC131148335 gene encoding nuclear transcription factor Y subunit A-10-like; this translates as MQTEFVKEHDQGTFHNSSGQLFSIPSAPRWCARGSQYAEGESFGQLRHSSMEHYSGRNQLAATKQEKQGTEQGAEPGNTAQFAIFPGKDSGEGQKAHQLQEAIPMHSNLQPGYQASIELGLGQPMICTKYPSIDNSYGALSTYGPQIRGRIMLPLNLTDGPIYVNAKQYHGIIRRRQSRAKAELANKVSRARKPYMHESRHLHALRRPRGCGGRFLNTKKLNRGTGNNETKKSGNEKISQTNGAQNSVVLQYENGNLNLSKEANGWRSNLSGSEVSSKRLYSMEGIDCFSFSFNPLRPSVNSIADMIKNEHSIVMPGKWVSATDHCYNLNV